One window from the genome of Bacillus weihaiensis encodes:
- the sdhA gene encoding succinate dehydrogenase flavoprotein subunit encodes MSKSKIIVVGGGLAGLMATIKAAEAGVQVDLFSLVPVKRSHSVCAQGGINGAVNTKGEGDSPWEHFDDTVYGGDFLANQPPVKAMADAAPGIIHLLDRMGVMFNRTPEGLLDFRRFGGTQHHRTAFAGATTGQQLLYALDEQVRRYEVAGLVTKYEGWEFLGAVIDDDQVCRGITGQNLTSMKIESFRADAVIMATGGPGIIFGKSTNSVINTGSAASIVYQQGVYYANGEFIQIHPTAIPGDDKLRLMSESARGEGGRVWTYKDGKPWYFLEEKYPAYGNLVPRDIATREIFDVCVEQKLGINGENMVYLDLSHKDPKELDIKLGGIIEIYEKFMGDDPRKVPMKIFPAVHYSMGGLWVDYDQMTNIPGLFAAGECDYSMHGANRLGANSLLSAIYGGMVAGPNAVKYIKGLEKSAEDLSSSLFDGHVKQEEEKWNHIMNLDGKENAYILHKELGEWMTDNVTVVRHNDKLLKTDEKIQELIERFDHININDTAKWSNQGAAFTRQLKNMLHLSRVVTLGAYNRNESRGAHYKPEFPDRNDEEWLKTTMAKYTGNHTAPEFRYDDVDVSLIKPRKRDYSKSKEGAK; translated from the coding sequence ATGAGTAAAAGTAAAATTATCGTTGTCGGTGGCGGATTAGCGGGCCTTATGGCTACTATTAAAGCTGCTGAGGCAGGAGTTCAAGTAGATTTATTTTCTCTAGTTCCTGTTAAAAGATCACACTCAGTTTGTGCACAGGGTGGGATCAACGGGGCTGTTAATACTAAAGGTGAGGGAGATTCACCTTGGGAGCACTTTGATGACACAGTTTACGGTGGGGATTTCTTAGCAAACCAACCACCTGTTAAGGCGATGGCTGATGCAGCCCCTGGAATTATTCACCTATTAGACCGAATGGGTGTTATGTTTAACCGTACGCCAGAGGGCTTACTAGACTTTAGACGTTTCGGGGGAACACAACATCACCGTACTGCATTTGCAGGTGCTACAACAGGTCAGCAATTATTGTACGCATTAGATGAGCAGGTTCGTCGATATGAGGTAGCAGGTCTTGTTACGAAATATGAAGGATGGGAGTTCTTAGGAGCTGTCATAGACGATGATCAAGTATGTAGAGGGATTACAGGCCAAAACTTAACTTCTATGAAAATAGAATCCTTCCGAGCAGATGCTGTTATCATGGCAACTGGTGGTCCTGGAATTATCTTCGGTAAATCAACAAACTCTGTTATTAATACAGGTTCAGCTGCATCAATCGTGTATCAGCAAGGTGTATATTATGCAAATGGAGAATTTATTCAAATTCATCCTACTGCTATACCTGGTGATGATAAACTCCGTTTAATGAGTGAGTCTGCTCGAGGTGAAGGTGGACGTGTATGGACATATAAGGATGGAAAGCCTTGGTACTTCCTAGAAGAGAAATATCCTGCCTATGGAAACCTAGTACCTCGTGATATTGCAACACGTGAAATATTTGATGTGTGTGTAGAGCAAAAGTTAGGGATTAATGGCGAAAATATGGTATACCTTGATCTTTCTCACAAGGATCCTAAAGAACTGGATATTAAGCTTGGTGGAATTATTGAGATATACGAAAAATTCATGGGTGATGATCCTCGAAAAGTACCGATGAAAATCTTCCCTGCTGTTCATTATTCAATGGGTGGACTATGGGTGGATTATGACCAAATGACAAATATTCCTGGATTGTTTGCTGCAGGTGAGTGTGATTACTCTATGCACGGTGCTAACCGCTTAGGAGCTAACTCACTACTATCTGCTATCTATGGTGGAATGGTAGCTGGACCTAATGCAGTGAAATATATTAAGGGTCTTGAAAAGAGTGCTGAAGATCTTTCATCTTCTCTATTTGATGGTCATGTTAAGCAAGAGGAAGAGAAATGGAATCATATCATGAACTTAGACGGAAAAGAGAATGCATACATTCTTCATAAAGAGCTTGGAGAGTGGATGACAGATAACGTTACCGTTGTAAGACATAATGATAAACTATTAAAAACCGATGAAAAAATCCAAGAACTCATTGAAAGATTCGATCATATTAACATCAATGATACGGCTAAATGGAGTAACCAAGGTGCTGCATTTACTCGACAATTAAAGAATATGTTACATCTTTCAAGAGTGGTTACACTTGGTGCATACAATCGAAATGAAAGCCGTGGTGCACATTACAAGCCAGAATTCCCGGATCGTAATGATGAAGAATGGTTAAAAACGACAATGGCTAAGTACACGGGCAATCACACAGCACCAGAGTTCAGATATGATGATGTTGATGTATCGCTAATTAAGCCACGTAAGCGTGATTATTCTAAAAGCAAAGAGGGGGCTAAATAA
- the ltrA gene encoding group II intron reverse transcriptase/maturase: MQALRYWDYYDMTDTFTDLHQRAKNKETFHYLYDIITSRNNILLAYRTIKSNKGSKTPGTDGKTILDIEKRTENELIEEVQRQLKNYRPKKVRRKLIEKDNGKMRPLGIPCILDRIIQQCFKQVLEPIAEAHFYNHSYGFRPLRSTHHAMARIQFLVNHSKLHYVVDIDIKGFFDNINHTLLIKQLWSIGIRDRQVLACIAKMLKAEIDGEGIPTKGSPQGGLLSPLLSNIVLNELDQWVANQWELFPLHKSFKSREGELLAKKRTHLKEGYLVRYADDFKILCRDWKTAEKWYHAVKLFLKERLKLDISPEKSKIINLRKHASAFLGFTILANRKGKKRVAHTFVRAEKVQKIKAETKKRIEILRSSPTAENALRFNSFVLGLHNYFCRATHVNLAFSRLAYEIGAMMYNRLKPIGKYSHPTNAPPTYKKFYSLGFKTFEIAGIHLFPLANVQTKNVISFTQSRTPFTMEGREQIIKNLQKNIKHEIALLLESKIPTRSVEYMDNRISRYSMKKGICEITGLFLQAQDVHCHHYIPIHLEGSDKFHNLRILHKDVHKLIHMKDSAKIDLLKKILGITEPMLKKINKYREKCELEII, encoded by the coding sequence GTGCAAGCTCTACGATACTGGGATTATTATGATATGACTGACACCTTTACAGACTTACATCAACGGGCAAAAAATAAAGAAACGTTCCATTATCTATACGACATTATCACGTCGAGGAATAATATTTTATTAGCTTATCGAACAATTAAGTCAAATAAAGGGTCGAAGACTCCCGGTACAGATGGGAAAACCATATTAGATATCGAGAAACGAACCGAGAATGAATTAATAGAAGAAGTACAGAGACAGCTCAAGAATTATCGTCCAAAGAAAGTAAGACGGAAACTGATAGAAAAAGATAATGGCAAAATGCGACCATTAGGCATTCCATGCATCCTCGATAGAATTATTCAACAGTGTTTTAAACAAGTGCTAGAGCCAATCGCGGAAGCTCACTTTTACAACCACAGTTACGGATTTAGACCTCTACGGTCTACCCACCATGCAATGGCAAGAATACAATTTTTAGTTAATCATTCAAAACTTCATTACGTTGTAGACATTGATATTAAGGGATTCTTTGACAATATCAATCACACACTACTAATTAAACAACTATGGAGTATAGGCATTCGAGACAGACAAGTCCTCGCATGTATTGCTAAAATGTTAAAAGCCGAGATTGATGGCGAGGGTATCCCTACTAAAGGCTCTCCGCAAGGTGGGTTGTTATCGCCGCTGCTATCAAACATTGTTTTAAATGAGCTAGACCAATGGGTGGCGAATCAATGGGAACTATTCCCCCTTCATAAATCATTCAAGTCTAGGGAAGGTGAACTTCTCGCGAAAAAGCGCACTCATCTAAAAGAAGGTTATCTGGTACGTTACGCAGATGACTTCAAAATACTTTGTCGAGATTGGAAAACAGCTGAAAAATGGTATCATGCAGTAAAGCTATTCCTAAAAGAACGTCTAAAACTTGATATATCACCAGAAAAATCGAAGATTATTAATCTACGTAAGCATGCATCTGCTTTTCTTGGATTTACCATACTCGCAAATCGTAAAGGTAAAAAAAGAGTGGCTCACACTTTTGTTCGAGCCGAGAAAGTACAGAAGATAAAAGCTGAAACAAAGAAACGGATTGAAATACTTCGCTCTTCACCAACAGCTGAAAATGCTTTGCGTTTTAATAGTTTTGTCTTAGGGTTACATAATTACTTCTGCAGAGCTACACACGTTAATTTAGCGTTCTCGCGTCTTGCTTATGAAATAGGTGCAATGATGTACAATCGTCTTAAGCCTATCGGGAAATATTCACATCCAACGAATGCACCACCAACTTATAAGAAATTTTATAGTTTGGGGTTCAAGACATTTGAAATTGCTGGTATTCACCTTTTCCCACTCGCCAATGTTCAGACAAAAAACGTTATTAGCTTCACACAAAGTCGAACACCATTCACGATGGAGGGACGAGAGCAGATTATTAAAAATTTGCAAAAGAATATTAAGCATGAAATAGCTTTATTACTGGAATCGAAAATCCCGACACGGAGTGTCGAATATATGGACAACCGAATTAGTCGATACAGTATGAAAAAAGGAATCTGTGAAATCACGGGATTATTCCTCCAAGCACAAGATGTGCACTGTCATCACTATATTCCTATACATCTGGAAGGAAGTGACAAGTTTCATAACTTACGCATCCTTCACAAAGATGTACATAAACTTATCCATATGAAAGATTCAGCTAAGATAGATTTACTCAAGAAAATTCTGGGCATCACAGAACCGATGCTTAAGAAAATCAATAAATATCGGGAAAAATGTGAGTTAGAAATTATATAA
- a CDS encoding helix-turn-helix domain-containing protein, which produces MAIIINIDVMLAKRKMSVTELSEKVGITMANLSILKNGKAKAIRFSTLEATCKALDCQPGDILEYKPDQEYQE; this is translated from the coding sequence ATGGCGATTATTATTAATATTGATGTGATGTTAGCAAAACGGAAAATGAGCGTAACAGAACTTTCTGAGAAGGTGGGAATAACGATGGCTAATCTTTCTATATTGAAAAATGGAAAAGCAAAAGCGATTCGATTTTCCACTTTAGAGGCAACTTGTAAGGCTTTAGACTGTCAGCCTGGTGATATTTTAGAATACAAACCTGACCAAGAATATCAAGAATAA
- a CDS encoding succinate dehydrogenase cytochrome b558 subunit: MAGNREFINRRLHSLLGVIPVGIFLIQHLVVNHFATRGPEAFNEAAHFMEMLPFRYVLETVIIFLPLLYHAIYGVYIAFTAKNNVSNYGYVRNWLFMLQRFTGIITFIFVAWHVWETRIAAALGAEVNYDMMASILSSPFMLAFYLIGVISTTFHFANGLWSFAVSWGITVTPRSQVISTYVTLGIFLALTFVGVRAIFAFV; encoded by the coding sequence ATGGCTGGAAACCGAGAGTTTATTAATCGTAGACTGCACTCATTATTAGGAGTAATTCCGGTGGGAATCTTCTTGATTCAACATTTAGTTGTCAATCATTTTGCGACTAGAGGTCCTGAAGCTTTTAATGAAGCGGCACACTTTATGGAAATGCTACCTTTTAGGTATGTACTTGAAACGGTAATTATTTTCCTACCGCTTTTATACCATGCAATTTACGGAGTTTATATCGCATTTACTGCTAAAAACAATGTAAGTAACTATGGTTATGTGCGTAACTGGTTATTCATGTTACAACGTTTTACAGGAATTATTACATTTATCTTCGTTGCTTGGCATGTTTGGGAAACTAGAATTGCTGCAGCATTAGGTGCTGAAGTGAATTATGATATGATGGCATCGATCTTATCAAGTCCTTTCATGCTAGCATTCTATTTAATTGGTGTTATTTCAACTACATTCCATTTTGCTAATGGTTTATGGTCATTCGCAGTAAGCTGGGGTATTACTGTTACTCCTCGCTCACAAGTTATCTCAACATATGTTACGCTAGGAATATTTTTAGCGCTTACATTTGTAGGTGTTCGCGCAATCTTTGCATTCGTTTAA
- a CDS encoding helix-turn-helix domain-containing protein: protein MKEKEFQSKPLLTKREREVFELLVQDKTTKEIASELFISEKTVRNHISNAMRSNCKLE from the coding sequence TTGAAAGAGAAAGAGTTTCAATCAAAGCCACTACTCACGAAAAGAGAAAGAGAAGTATTCGAATTGTTAGTTCAAGATAAGACAACTAAGGAAATTGCTAGTGAGCTCTTCATAAGCGAAAAAACGGTTCGAAATCACATCTCGAATGCGATGCGTAGTAATTGCAAACTCGAATAA
- the sdhB gene encoding succinate dehydrogenase iron-sulfur subunit produces the protein MSENKVVQFIITRQESPDSAPFDEKFEIPYRPNMNVISALMEIRRNPVNSDGKETTPINWDMNCLEEVCGACSMVINGKPRQSCTALVDQLEQPIRLQPMRTFPVVRDLQVDRKRMFDSLKKVKAWIPIDGTYDLGPGPRMPEKKRQWAYELSKCMTCGVCLEACPNVNSKSNFIGPAPLSQVRLFNAHPTGEMNKSERLEAIMGDGGLANCGNSQNCVQSCPKGIPLTTSIAALNRDTALQSFRNFFGSDRG, from the coding sequence ATGAGCGAGAATAAAGTAGTTCAGTTTATTATTACCCGACAAGAATCACCAGACTCCGCTCCATTTGATGAGAAATTTGAAATTCCTTATCGACCAAATATGAACGTTATCTCTGCTTTAATGGAGATCCGTCGTAACCCGGTTAACTCAGATGGAAAAGAAACAACACCAATTAACTGGGATATGAACTGTCTTGAAGAGGTATGTGGTGCATGTTCAATGGTGATTAATGGGAAACCAAGGCAATCTTGTACGGCATTAGTTGATCAGCTTGAACAACCAATTCGTTTACAGCCTATGCGTACTTTCCCAGTAGTTCGTGACTTGCAAGTAGATCGTAAGCGTATGTTTGATTCATTGAAAAAGGTTAAGGCGTGGATTCCAATTGATGGTACGTATGATTTAGGACCAGGACCACGTATGCCTGAAAAGAAACGTCAATGGGCCTATGAGCTATCAAAATGTATGACTTGTGGTGTGTGTCTAGAGGCTTGTCCAAATGTAAATAGTAAATCGAATTTCATTGGACCAGCACCATTATCACAAGTACGATTATTTAATGCTCATCCAACAGGAGAAATGAACAAGTCCGAAAGATTAGAAGCTATTATGGGAGATGGTGGACTTGCTAACTGTGGTAACTCTCAAAACTGTGTACAATCATGTCCTAAAGGAATTCCTTTAACGACTTCAATTGCTGCTCTTAACAGAGATACTGCTCTCCAGTCATTCCGTAACTTCTTCGGTAGTGACAGAGGATAA
- a CDS encoding YfiT family bacillithiol transferase, with the protein MNEQIRFPIGQFEPLQNPTSEQRNKWIQEISELPKLLRLTVQNLSIEQLHTQYRPGGWTIQQVVHHMADNDMNAFIRFKKALTEDNPIASSYREDLWAELSDYQNTPIETSLNLIESIHCRFVILFCSLSTYDFERTFKSPTHGLMNLDVATQRYAWHGRHHIAQIEALKQRMGW; encoded by the coding sequence ATGAACGAACAGATTCGTTTTCCTATAGGTCAATTTGAACCATTACAGAATCCAACTTCAGAACAACGTAACAAATGGATTCAGGAAATTTCAGAATTACCGAAACTCCTTCGGCTTACAGTACAAAACCTATCTATTGAACAACTCCATACGCAATACCGTCCTGGTGGCTGGACTATTCAACAGGTAGTTCACCATATGGCTGATAATGATATGAATGCCTTTATCCGTTTCAAAAAAGCACTAACCGAAGATAACCCAATTGCAAGTTCTTATCGAGAAGATTTATGGGCAGAATTGAGCGATTATCAAAATACGCCGATTGAAACATCTTTAAACCTTATTGAATCAATCCACTGTAGATTCGTAATATTATTCTGTTCATTATCCACATATGACTTTGAAAGGACATTTAAGAGTCCTACACACGGCTTAATGAATCTAGATGTTGCAACACAAAGGTATGCTTGGCACGGTAGACATCATATTGCACAAATTGAGGCTCTTAAACAACGTATGGGTTGGTAA
- a CDS encoding NPCBM/NEW2 domain-containing protein — protein sequence MNYFLKMLSLLLLITIVGCSQETTEKPKEKENREVKEVSTNHNDTEEKVEDIIWTLPEIELTKSEVVMYENEVGSIGFYGYRQNEEGTFDVVLKYEEELTKADNTDMQMKVILNDSNDFVLDNDDRIEIRKFDNVEYHIYKSEDNVEGRKIARVDLSLFNDIDGNFNEENMVTIEIPQTEEVVKLNGIEFNQEEKKEEAFVRENEEMKITIQSVAPMDISFKTLQLVGNIEFKKDIEGKPELTLFQPEMGISEIIELETNNEGDTFYKGTTVDFVQNIELAYPLGKNSIHSINFTIGNELFAINQNTGEEMNEGIMTNFEQENERYLDKKTLEGFIDASGTRVYDAIQLTNPFFSHGVGTDSFAEFEYVVGGYDSLSFQFGAAQNESKTNQQYDVYVYGDDFSFEEGQIKPTGEVLFSKQIKSDTPLEEVSIDVSGVKKVTLFIDSNIPSGDENEEERYVPIIISEVRVQR from the coding sequence ATGAATTATTTCTTAAAAATGCTTTCCTTGTTATTGTTAATTACGATTGTAGGTTGTAGCCAAGAAACCACTGAAAAACCAAAGGAAAAAGAGAATAGAGAAGTGAAAGAAGTTAGTACAAATCATAACGATACAGAAGAAAAGGTAGAAGATATAATATGGACACTACCTGAAATAGAATTAACAAAAAGTGAAGTAGTAATGTACGAAAACGAAGTCGGTTCTATTGGATTTTATGGGTATAGACAAAATGAAGAAGGAACATTTGATGTCGTTTTAAAATACGAAGAAGAATTAACTAAAGCAGATAACACAGATATGCAAATGAAAGTAATATTAAACGATAGTAATGATTTTGTATTAGATAATGATGACAGAATAGAAATTAGAAAATTTGATAATGTAGAATATCACATTTATAAATCAGAAGATAATGTAGAAGGAAGAAAAATTGCGAGAGTGGATTTAAGTTTGTTTAACGACATTGATGGGAATTTTAATGAGGAAAATATGGTAACAATTGAAATTCCACAGACAGAAGAAGTGGTTAAATTAAATGGAATTGAATTCAATCAAGAAGAGAAAAAAGAAGAAGCATTTGTTAGAGAAAATGAGGAGATGAAAATAACTATTCAATCTGTAGCACCGATGGATATCTCCTTTAAAACCCTTCAATTAGTAGGGAATATTGAATTCAAAAAAGATATCGAAGGAAAACCCGAACTTACACTATTTCAACCAGAAATGGGGATAAGTGAAATCATTGAATTAGAAACTAACAACGAAGGCGATACTTTTTATAAAGGAACTACTGTAGATTTTGTTCAAAATATCGAATTAGCTTATCCTTTGGGTAAAAATAGCATACATTCTATCAATTTTACAATTGGAAACGAATTGTTTGCTATTAATCAAAATACAGGTGAAGAAATGAATGAAGGGATAATGACCAATTTTGAGCAAGAAAACGAACGATATTTAGATAAAAAAACATTAGAAGGTTTTATTGATGCAAGTGGAACAAGGGTCTACGATGCTATTCAATTGACTAACCCGTTTTTTAGTCATGGAGTAGGAACAGATAGTTTTGCTGAGTTTGAGTATGTAGTTGGAGGATATGATTCACTTTCATTTCAATTTGGAGCAGCACAAAACGAAAGTAAAACAAACCAACAGTATGATGTATATGTATACGGCGATGATTTCTCTTTTGAAGAAGGTCAAATTAAACCAACTGGAGAAGTTCTATTCTCTAAACAAATAAAGTCTGATACCCCGTTAGAAGAAGTTAGTATTGATGTAAGTGGAGTTAAAAAAGTAACACTTTTCATTGATTCAAATATTCCTTCTGGAGATGAAAACGAAGAAGAAAGATATGTTCCTATTATCATTTCAGAAGTGAGAGTTCAAAGGTAA